One genomic segment of Tripterygium wilfordii isolate XIE 37 chromosome 9, ASM1340144v1, whole genome shotgun sequence includes these proteins:
- the LOC120005086 gene encoding thylakoid lumenal 16.5 kDa protein, chloroplastic-like, translated as MASTFLSTANTFLHSTLSSSSTCSSPSSSSSPYTTTALGCPDGKRKFRLCKALMCDSEPSSSPVILTKRGFSTCFISSLFFSLGSAKAAILEADDDEELMEKVKKDRKKRLERQGVINSSNKEKDYLQEAVFQLSKVGQAIDNNDLSAASSVLGSSTATDWVQKANIAFTKLSSSPEEKTQVEAFNSSLASLISSVTRKDIDSSKTAFVLSATALEKWSVLSGFVEQLKGL; from the exons ATGGCATCAACATTTCTCTCAACTGCAAACACATTCCTCCACTCCACTTTATCATCTTCTTCAACATGTTCCTccccctcctcctcttcttctccttaCACAACTACCGCATTAGGTTGTCCAGATGGGAAGAGAAAATTCAGACTTTGCAAGGCATTAATGTGTGACTCAGAACCTTCGTCTTCTCCAGTGATTTTAACAAAAAGAGGGTTCTCCACTTGCTTCATCAGCAGCTTATTCTTCTCATTGGGTAGTGCCAAGGCAGCAATTTTAGAAGCTGATGACGATGAAGAGCTCATGGAGAAAGTGAAGAAGGACAGGAAGAAGAGGCTTGAAAGGCAAGGAGTCATCAATTCATCtaacaaagaaaaag ATTACTTGCAGGAAGCTGTGTTCCAGTTGAGCAAAGTAGGCCAAGCCATCGACAATAACGATCTGTCTGCAGCCAGTTCGGTTCTTGGGAGCAGTACTGCTACAGATTGGGTCCAAAAGGCTAATATAGCCTTCACCAAG CTAAGCTCCAGTCCTGAGGAGAAAACTCAGGTTGAAGCCTTCAATTCCTCGCTTGCTTCGCTAATATCATCAG TTACAAGGAAAGACATAGATTCCTCCAAAACTGCTTTTGTGTTATCAGCCACTGCACTTGAGAAATGGAGTGTCTTGTCTGGGTTTGTTGAACAACTTAAGGGGCTCTAA
- the LOC120005397 gene encoding umecyanin-like yields the protein MAALLALFLLEIRLAGGFLPSSNTCYSTWASGKNFTVGDVLVFNFATGAHDVAIVTEDACENCNTANPINQTNTGPARITLTNDTDNYFICTTAPADRNWRLMSMQQPTLPHPHPHPAHHPALHPHHRLPVRPPLLLLHSSSPCRP from the exons ATGGCAGCACTACTTGCTTTGTTCTTGTTG GAGATTCGACTGGCTGGAGGGTTCCTTCCTTCTTCCAACACTTGCTACTCCACCTGGGCTTCTGGCAAAAACTTCACCGTTGGTGATGTTCTAG TCTTCAACTTTGCTACCGGAGCACATGATGTGGCTATAGTGACAGAGGATGCTTGTGAGAACTGCAACACAGCAAACcccatcaaccaaacaaacaccgGACCGGCAAGAATCACCCTCACCAATGACACTGACAACTACTTCATTTGCACCACTGCGCCGGCGGACAGAAATTGGAGGTTGATGTCGATGCAACAACCAACCCTGCCccaccctcaccctcacccaGCTCACCACCCGGCACTGCACCCCCACCATCGCCTTCCAGTGCGGCCTCCTCTCTTGTTGCTGCACTCTTCGTCTCCTTGTCGTCCATAG
- the LOC120005574 gene encoding cucumber peeling cupredoxin-like has product MARISNMFFLVAILVAALLKSSAAQTTHVVGDTLGWTVPASGASAYTTWAANKTFNIGDILVFNFAIGAHDAAEVRKAEFDACNPANPISLLTTSPANVTINSSGEHYFICTFTGHCSGGQKLAINVSSSSGPSPAPQPAVPSPAPQTSPPTTTPTPAPAPQSTSPTPTTAPAPQSSSPTPTSAPAPQPSSPTPTSAPSPSPPSPSAPSAPSPATPPSPPGNSGTSLGVTCLTLVSIVLAILY; this is encoded by the exons ATGGCAAGAATATCTAACATGTTTTTTCTTGTAGCAATATTAGTTGCAGCTCTTCTTAAGAGCTCGGCAGCTCAGACAACCCATGTCGTCGGAGACACGTTGGGCTGGACCGTGCCTGCATCCGGTGCCTCAGCTTACACAACATGGGCAGCAAACAAGACTTTCAACATTGGAGACATTCTTG TGTTTAATTTCGCAATTGGGGCGCACGATGCGGCGGAGGTGAGAAAGGCTGAATTCGATGCTTGCAACCCTGCAAATCCAATTTCTCTGCTAACAACGAGTCCAGCAAATGTTACAATTAATAGCAGTGGAGAACACTATTTCATTTGCACATTCACAGGCCATTGTAGTGGTGGTCAAAAATTAGCTATCAATGTTAGTTCTTCTTCTGGTCCTTCCCCTGCGCCACAACCTGCAGTTCCTTCTCCAGCACCACAAACAAGCCCTCCTACAACAACACCAACCCCTGCTCCTGCACCTCAATCTACCAGTCCTACACCAACCACTGCTCCCGCACCTCAATCTAGCAGTCCTACACCAACCTCTGCTCCCGCACCTCAACCTAGCAGTCCCACACCAACTTCTGCCCCATCACCGTCTCCTCCGTCCCCCTCTGCCCCTTCAGCCCCATCTCCAGCGACACCTCCTAGCCCACCTGGAAACTCCGGAACTTCTCTTGGTGTCACATGCCTTACCTTAGTGTCCATTGTCCTGGCTATTTTGTACTAG